The following nucleotide sequence is from Candidatus Polarisedimenticolaceae bacterium.
GCGCCCGTGTGGCGCTCTTGCTGCGAGCCAAGGGCATCAAGCGCGTGCGTCCGCTCGAAGGCGGCCTCGACGGTTGGCGCAAGCTCGTCGACGCGTGAATGGGGACAAAGGGGACAGTAACCAAGTTTTTCTTACGCGCGCAGTCCGCGCGTAAGAAAAACTTGGTTACTGTCCCCTTTGTCCCCATTTACATTCCCCGACGCTCGCGCATGCGTAGACGCAGACGCTCGCGCTCCTCGTCGGTCATCCTCGTCCACCGGTTCTCCTCCATGCGTTGGCGCATGCGAGAGCCGGCGTTCGTGCGGACGCCGAGGCCGCCGAACAGAATGCGCGCGAGTGCCAGGAGCCCGAGCCCTTGCCAGAAGCCGATGCGCGGGACGTGAAAGAGGTCGGGAAGAAAGACGTTCCACAACCACATCACGCTCGCGCCGCCGAGGACGATGCAGCCCGCGAGGGCCAGGATTGCGAACGGTGCGATCCAGAGGATCTTCTTCAATTTCGGTGTCATCGATCGTCCCTCATGCTTTCTTCAACTCGTCGTAGAGCTCTTGCAAACGCTCGCGGAGAAAGAGCACGGCGGTGTGCTTGCGCGATAGGAGCGTGTTCACGGCGACGCCGGTTCTCTTCGACATGTCCTTGAAGCTTTCGCCGTCGATCTCGTGCGCGACGAACGCGTCGCGTTGCTCCGCGGGAAGATCCGCGAGCGCGTGCTCGAGCTCCTCGAGGACGAGCGATCGCAAGTACCGCTCGTCCGGCCCTCCGCCGGAGGACGGCAAGAGGTCTTCGAAATCGCTCGCGCTCTCCTCGTGCGGCCTGCGGAAGAGATCGACGATCCGGTTGCGCGCCACCTGGAACAGCCAGCCGGTGACGTGCTCGATCGGCATCAGCAGGCGGTTCGCCTCGAGGAGCTGCGCGAACACGTCCTGCAGGATGTCCTCGGCGTCGCTCGGATCGGCGACGCGCCGGCGGATGAAGCGGCCGAGGCGCGAGCGCTCGCGGAGAGCAGCCTCCTCGATCCGCCGGTCCATGGGGTCAGAGTAGCTCGGAGTGCGGTTCGGGAACCGGGCGGTAGCGACGGCGGCCGCCGCCCGAGCGGAGTCCTCCGAACAGGATCCGCGCGAGGACGAGCAAGCCGAGCGCCTGCCAGAAGCCGAGCATCGGCCACCCCAGGAGAGGCGGGAGCAGCCAGTTCCAGAGCACCTTCACCAGCTCGCCGCCGATGAAGACGAACGCCGCGATCCCGAGGAGCGCGAGCGGCGCGATCCAGATCAGCTTGCGTTTTCGGGGGTTCATACGGTCCTCCTCATCGCTGTCTTCACCGAGGAAGACGGATGGGGAGGACCGATATTGTGGGGGGACGAAAAAAGACTACGAAGCGGGCTCGACGGTGAGCTTGTCGCCGCTCATCTTGACGCGGAGCTCGATCCCCTTCGTGTGCGAGACCTCGAGGTCATACACGCCGGAGAGGTAGGTCTTGCCCTTCGTCGAATAGACCTTCGCGGTGAGCTTGTGCTTCCCGGGCGAGACCTGGATCGGATCCCAGGTCGTCGTCTGCGAGATCAGGAACGGCGGTTTCTTGAACTCTTCGTTGAAGACGGGGACGTCGTCCAGGATGACGACGAGGTTGCCGTGGGTGATGTGACTCGTGATGCTGATCGTGATCGGCTGCTTCTGCGTCGCCGATTTCGCGGCGGCCTTCGGCGCCGGCTTCGCGGTGGCCTTCGCCGCCGGCGCGCGATGGGTCGACGTCGTCGATCCGCTCCCGTCCGACAGCGCCGCGGAAGCCGCCGTCGCGACGAGGATCGAAGCGGCCAGTGCCCCGAGCATCCTTCTCTTGATGAGCGTCATGGTCCCTCCTGCGAGTACCCACCGAGAATAAGTCCGGGCCGGGCATTCGACCAGCGCCCCTTTTTGTCCCGCCGAAGTTCAGTCTCGTGATCGTGCAGGCGTAGAATCGCGCGCCATGCCGCTCTCTTCCGGATCCCGCCTCGGCCTCTACGAGATCGTCGCCCCTCTCGGTGCCGGCGGGATGGGCGAGGTTTACCGCGCGCGCGACACGAAGCTCGGCCGCGACGTCGCCATCAAAGTGTTGCCCCCGGCGTTCGCCGCCGATCCGGAGCGCCTCGCCCGCTTCGAACGTGAGGCGAAGGTGCTCGCGTCCCTGAGCCATCCCAACATCGCCGGGATCTTCGGACTTCACGAGGAGAACGGGACCGGCTTCCTCGCGATGGAGATGGTCGCCGGCGAGGACCTCGCCGAGATCCTGAAGCGCGGCCCGCTTCCCTCGAGCGAAGTGGCCGACATCGCGCGGCAGATCGCCGAGGCGCTCGAGGCGGCGCACGAGCAGGGCATCGTTCATCGCGACCTGAAGCCCGCGAACGTCCGCATCACGCCCGACGGCAAGGTCAAGGTGCTGGACTTCGGGCTCGCGAAGGCGCTCGAGAGCGCGACCACGTCGGACTCCGGCGCGGGCATGTCGCCGACGATCACGTCGCTCGGCACCGTCGCCGGCGTGATCCTCGGAACGGCGGCGTACATGGCACCCGAGCAGGCGCGGGGCAAGGGCGTCGACAAGCGCGCCGACATCTGGGCGTTCGGGTGCGTGCTCTTCGAGATGCTCTCGGGCAAGCGCCCGTTCGACGGCGAGACCGTCTCCGACACGCTCGCCGCGGTCCTCGCCAAGGACGCCGATTGGAGCGCGCTCCCCGCGAGCACGCCTGCGAAGGTTCGTCATCTTCTCGAGCGATGCCTCGAGAAGGATCCGAAGCGGCGCCTCCGCGACATCGGCGACGCGCGGCTCGAGCTGGACGAGGTTCTCGCCGATCGTACGGCGTCGGGACGCGTTCGCGTTCCTCCGGCCGCCGAGGTGACGGCGCCGGCGCGATCGCGATGGGCGATCCCCGCCATGATCGCGTGCCTCGTCGTCGGCGGCGTCGTCGGCGCCTTCGCGATCCCGAGGAAGCCGGCGGCCGCGGGGGGCACCGTCCGCCTCGATCTCGAGTTCCCGAAGGACGTCAAGGTCGCCTACTACGCCGTCAACGCGGCCGGCTCGACGATCGGGGCGATCGGCAAGCCGCGCGTCGCGCCGGGCGAGCCGGACCAACCGGCCCGGGTCTACGTGCGCGGGCTCGGCAGCGGATCGTTCTCGGCGGTGCCGGGAACGGAGGGAGTCGTCGGCTTCGGCTTCACGGCGGACGGCCGATCGCTGACCGCCGCGGTCCCTGCGACGGTCGGCTCCTCGCAGCTCAACATCGTCCTCTTCTCCCTCGACGGACAGCGACCACCGCTCACCGAGGTTCCGTTCAACCCGAGATGGAGCGCGTTCGGCGATCTTCGGAGCGGCGGTTTTCTCGCGCTCCGGGACAGCAGCGAGCTGGATCGATTCGACGCTGCGAGCGGCAAGCTCGAAGCGCCGGTCAAGATCGATCGCGCCGGCGAGACCGGCCCGATCACGCTCGTCGGCATGGCGCTCCCCGGTGACGAGGCGATCCTCCTCCACGCGATCGCGTACGGCGAGAAGGGTTGGTATTACCGGGTCGGCGTGCTCGATCTGCGGAGCCACAAAGTCACCTACCTCCTCGACGACGCTGGGTTCCCGCGATACTCGCCCACCGGGCACATCGTCTTCAGCCGCGGCGACACACTGCTCGCGGTGCCGTTCGATGCCAAGAGTCTGAAGCTGACGGGAGCGCCGGTTCCGATCGCGAACGGCATCCAGACCCAGTACGCCTTCATCCCCGCACAGTTCGGCCTGTCGGACAACGGCGTGCTGATCTACGAGCCGGGCGGCAGGACGGCGGAGACGAGGCACCTCGGCGTCATCGACGCCGCCGGCCGTGTGACGCCGATCATCGACGAGCCCCACGCCTATCAGTCGGTGCGCGCCGATCCCAGCGGCGGCGGCCGCTTCATCGCGACGATCACCAACGGGCATGGGATCGACGAGATGTTCACGGGCCGTGTCGACGAGGGCGGCCTTCGCCGTGTCCAGGCGTACCCGCAAGCCGACATCTTCACGCCGGTGATCGCGTGGGACGGTCACACCGTCTGCTTCGGCCGGCGCGGGCGCGACGCCGACGACGGCTTCTACGTCAAGGATCTCGACGGCACGGCGGAGCCGCGCCGCATCGCCCCCCTTCCACCCAACGCGAACAATCAGACGATCATCGGCGGAGTCACGCGCGACGGCGCGGGGTTCGTCCTCACGCAGCAAGGCGTCGATCAGAAGGGAGACATCTACTACGTCCCGATCCCCGCGCCCGGTGCTCCCCTCTCCCAGCCGAAGGCGATCGTGAGCGGTCCCGCCGACGAGAGCTTTGCGGGTCTCTCCCCGGATGGGCGGTTCCTCGGCTGGATCTCCGACGAGTCGGGCCGGAAGGAGTTGTACGTGGCCACGTTCGGCGCGGGCGGAGCGGTCGGGACGCCGGTGCGCGTGACGAGAGGCGGCGCAGATCAGTTCGTTTGGTACCCGGACGGGCGCGGGGTCCGTTTACGCGATGCGGACGGACGATTCTTCGATCTGCCGCTCACGACCACGCCGTCGATCGTCGCCGGAGCGCCCAAGCTCCTCTTCGAGGGCGCGAAGCCGAACGTCCAGACGGCGAACCTCTTCCCCGACGGACGGCAGCTCCTCCTGATCCGGGGCGAGAACGAGCTGAACGGCGAGGTCGGCCGGCTCGCCGTCGTCCTGGGGTTCAACGATGAATTGGCGGCGAAGATGAAGGCGGCAAGATGAGAGCACCGGTCCTTCTCGCGACGGCTCTCGCGCTCACCGCGTGCACGCATCGCGAGCCGTCGTCGTTCCAGGGATACGCCGAGGGCGAGTTCGTCTACGTCGGCTCGCCGGTCGGCGGGCGTCTCGAGAAGCTCGACGTGACGAAGGGACAGAACGTCGAGGCCGGAGCGCCGCTCTTCACGCTCGAGTCGGTGCAAGAAGCGGCCGCGGTGGCGCAGGCCGAGCAGAACCTCCATGCCGCGCGGGCGAAGCTCGCCGATCTCGGCACCGGCAAGCGCGCGCCCGAGCTCGCGGTGACGGAGGCGCAGCTCGAGCAGGCGCAGGCGAAGGCCGCGCAGTCGGAGGCGGCGCTCGCGCGCGACACGGCGCAGCTCCAGGCGGGCGGGATCGCGCGGAAGGATCTCGAGGCGACACAGGCCGCGCACGACACCGATGCCGCGAGGGTCCGCGAGCTTCAGGAGCAGCTCCAGGTGGCGCGCCTCGCCGCGCGCCCTGAGCAGATCCAGGCGCAGAGCTCGGAGGTCGCGGCGGCGCAGGCGGAGCTCGACCAGGCGAAGTGGAAGCTCGATCAGAAGCGCCTCGCGGCCACGAAGCCCGGACTCGTCTTCGATACGCTGTTCCGCGAGGGTGAGTGGGTGCCCGCGGGGAGCCCCGTCGTGCGGATGCTCCCGCCGGAGAACGTCAAGGTCCGCTTCTTCGTGCCGGAGACCCTCGTCGCGCGGTTCGCCGCCGGGCAGAAGCTCACCGTCCGCTGTGACGGCTGCGCGTCGCCGATCGACGCCGCGGTGAGCTACGTCTCCGCGGAGCCGGAGTACACGCCGCCGGTCATCTACAGCAACGAGACCCGCTCGAAGATGGTCTTCATGATCGAGGCGCGTCCGTCGGATCCGCGCAAGGCGAATCTCCGTCCCGGCCAGCCGGTCCAGGTCGCGCTGCCGTGAGCGACGCCCCCGCGCTCGCGATCGACGTCCGGGGGCTCAACAAGACGTTCGGCGACAAGCACGTCGTGCGCGACGTCTCGATGCAGGTGCGCCGCGGCGAGATCTTCGGCTTCCTCGGCCCGAACGGCAGCGGCAAGACGACGACGATCCGCATGATGTGCGGCCTGCTCACCCCCGACTCGGGCACCGGCACGTGCCTCGGCTTCGACATCCTGAAGGAGAGCGACCAGATCAAGCGTCACGTCGGGTACATGACGCAGCGCTTCTCGTTCTGGGAGGACCTCTCGATCCGCGAGAACCTCGACTTCGTCGCGCGCGTCTACGAGATGCGCGATCGCAAGGCCAAGGTGGCGAAGGCGCTCGAGGATCTCGGGCTCGCCTCGCGCGCCTCCCAGCTCGCGGGAGCGCTCTCGGGCGGCTGGAAGCAGCGGCTCGCGCTTGCGGCGTGCATGCTCCACGAGCCGGAGCTGCTGCTCCTCGACGAGCCGACCGCCGGCGTCGACCCGAAGGCGCGGCGCGATTTCTGGGACGAGCTGCACCGCCTCGCCGCGGGCGGGATCTCGGTTCTCGTGAGCACGCACTACATGGACGAGGCCGAGCGCTGCCACAAGCTCGCCTACATCTCGTACGGCGTCCTCATGGCTCAGGGCAGCGCCGCCGAGATCGTCGCCGCCGAGAACCTGACGACGTGGACGGTGACCGGCGGCGACCTCGCGGCGCTCTCCGCGACGCTCCAGGGGAAACCGGGAGTCGAGCAGACCGCCGTCTTCGGCGCCGAGCTGCACGTGACGGGGCGCGACGCCGCGGCGCTCGAGGCGACCCTGCGCCGCGAGACGGCGAACGGCGGGTTCCGTATCGAGCGCAGCGAGGTCGGCCTGGAAGACGTCTTCATCCATCTCATGTCGCGGTCGCAGGACAACTACGGGAGCGCGGCATGAGGCGTTGGTCGTTCATGCGACTCTCGAGCATCATGCGCAAGGAGTTCCTCCAGCTCCGGCGCGACCGGCTCACCTTCGGGATGATCATCGGCATCCCGATCGTGCAGCTCATGCTCTTCGGGTACGCGATCAACACCGATCCGAAGCACCTCAGGACCGCCGTCATCCAGGCCGACCGGAGCGAGTTCACGCGCAGCTACCTCGCGGCGATGAAGACGACCGGCTACTTCGATTTCGTCCGCGAGCTGCCCGACGAGGCGGCGGGAAGGGACGCGCTCGCCCGCGGCGAGGTTCAGTTCGTTCTCAACATCCCCGCCGGCTTCACGCACGATCTCCTGCGGGGCGACAGGCCCGCCCTCCTCCTCGAGGCCGACGCGACCGATCCGTCGGCAACCGGTCTTGCCGTCGCGTCCGTGCGTGAGCTCGTGCTCGCGGTCGCGAAGCGCGACCTCGTCGGCCCCCTCGCGCCGCTCGCCGGGGCGACGGCGCCCGCCTTCGACGTGCGCGTGCACAAGCTCTACAACCCGGAAGGGCTGACGCAGCGAAACATCGTTCCGGGGTTGATGGGCGTCATCCTCGCGATGACGATGGTCATGATGACCGGGCTCGCGATGACGCGCGAGCGCGAGCGCGGCACGATGGAGAACCTCCTCGCCACGCCCGTGCGGCCCCTCGAGGTCATGGTCGGGAAGATCGTCCCGTACGTCCTGATCGGCCTGGTCCAGATCTCGATCGTCCTCACCGCGGCGCGGTGGATCTTCGGCGTGCCGATCGTCGGAAGCCTCGCCGCCGTCTACGTCGTGGCGCTCGTCTACGTCGCCGCGAACCTCACGGTCGGGATCACCCTCTCGTCGCTCGCAAGGAACCAGCTCCAGGCGATGCAGATGACCTTCTTCTACTTCCTGCCGTCGATCCTGCTCTCCGGCTTCATGTTCCCGTTCCAGGGGATGCCGCCGTGGGCGCGCGGCATCGGCAGCCTCCTCCCCTTGACCTACTTCAACCGGCTGATCCGCGGCATCCTCCTCAAGGGGAACGGCTGGATCGACCTGTGGCCGAACCTCTGGCCTCTGCTCGTCTTCATCGTCGCGGTCATGGGGATCGCGCTGCGCTTCTACCGGAAGACCCTCGATTGATGCGCCGCGCCATCGCCGCCGGTTGTTGTCTCTTGCTCGTCGCGTGCACCGTGGGGCCCGACTACAAGGCGCCCGAGCCGCCGACCGTCACCCGGTACCGCAGCGAATCCGCGTCCGAGCCGGCCGGCCCCGGGCGCGACGTCCCGGCCGCGTGGTGGACCCTCTTCGAATCGCCCGCGCTCGACGCGCTCGTGCGGGAAGCGCTCGAGAAGAACCCGAAGCTCGAGGGGGCGCAGGCCGCGCTCCGGAAGGCGCAGGAAGACGTCGCCGGCAAGCGCAGCGCCCGCTATCCACAGATCGATGCGCGCGGCGCCGTGAACTCCGTCGACGTGAATGCGAAGTCGCTCGGCGCTCCCGCACTTCCCTTCGACACGCCGCTCACCCTCTACGACGCCTCGGTGAGCGTGAAGTACACGCTCGACCTCTTCGGCAAGACGCGGCGCGAGCTCGAGGCGCTGTCGGCGCGGGCCGAGTACCAGACCTTCCAGCTCGAAGGCGCGCGTCTCATGCTCGCGGGAAACGTCGTCACCGCGGCGATCCGCATCGCGGCCCTCACCGACCAGATCGAGCTGACGCAGGCGATCGTCGACGTGCAAGGCAAGCGGCTCGAGGTCGCGCAGAAGCTCGAGTCGCTCGGCGGCGTCCCGCACCTCGAGGTCGTGAGCCAGTCCGGCGACCTCGCACGCACGCGCGCGACGCTTCCCCCGCTCCGCGACCAGCGTGACAAGGCCCTTCACCGGCTTGCGATCTATCTCGGCAAGGCACCGGGCGAGACGGAGCTTCCCGCGCTCCGCCTCGCCGATCTCAAGCTCCCCGTCGAGCTGCCGCTCTCCCTCCCCTCGGAGCTGGCGCGCCAACGACCGGATATCCGCGCGGCGGAAGCGCTCCTCCACGAGGCGAGCGCGCGGGTCGGCGTCGCGACGGCGAACTTCTACCCGCAGATCACGCTCTCGGCGACCGCCGGCTCGCTCGCAACCGCGCTCGGCGATCTCCTCTCGAGCGGGACCGGCTTCTACTTCATCGGCGCCTCGCTCCTGCAGCCGATCTTCCACGGCGGCCAGCTCAAGGCGGAGAAGCGCGGCGCGGTGGCGGCATTCGACCAGGCGGGCGCCGCTTACCGCGAGACGGTGCTCACAGGACTTCAGGACGTCGCCGACACGCTGAGCGCGCTCGAGCACGACGGCACCGCGCTCGAAGAGAGAGCCGATGCGGCGAAGCTCGCCGACGAGGCGCTCACGATCACCTCGCAGCGCTACGACGTGGGCGGCGTGAGCTACATCTCCCTCCTCGACGCCCAGCGTCAGCACCGCGAGGCGGTCCTCGCGCGTGCCGAGGCCGACGCCGCGCGCTACGCGGATTCCGCCGCGCTCTTCCAGGCGCTCGGCGGCGGATGGTGGACGGAGAGAGAGAAGCAGAAGGAGAAGGAGAAGGAGAAGACCGAATGATCGCCGTGCTCCTGGCCGCCGAGGTCCTCCGCTACGTCCCGAAGCACGAGGAGCTGAAATACACCTTCGGCGGCGCGGCGCCGACGCACCACATCAAGCCGGGAACGCGCATCCTCTCGTGGAGCGAGGACTGCTTCGACGGGGCGCTTACGAAGCCCGGGCAGAAGCCGAGCGAGGTGCTGGTGCCGGGCCACGACAACCCGCAGACCGGCCCGTTTTATGTCGACGGCGCCGAGCCGGGCGACACGCTCGCGATCAAGATCGAGAAGCTCGAGCCGGCGCGGGACTACGGCCTCTCGGTCGCCTTCGCCGGCTTCGGCGCGCTCAAGGGGTCCGACCGGACCGCGATGCTCGGACCCGAGCTACCGGAGACGGTGTGGTTCTACACGGTCGATCGCGCGAAGGGGGTCGCGCGCACGCGCTCGCAAGACGGCAAGCTGTCGTGGGAAGTTCCGCTCGCCCCGTTCCTCGGCTGCCTCGGCGTCTCCCCCGCCTACGGCGAGGTCCGCTCGACGATCGTCCCCGATTCCTTCGGCGGCAACATGGATTGCCCCGAAGTGCGCGCCGGCAACACGGTCTACCTCGGCGTGCGCGTTCCCGGCGGACTCCTCTCGTTCGGCGACGGCCACTATGCGATGGGCGACGGCGAGATCATGGGCACCGCGATCGAAGGCGCGATGAACGTCGAGATCACCGTCGACCTCATCAAGAAGAGAGACACGCCGTGGCCGCGCATCGAGAACGCCGACTGGATGATGTCGGTCGGCGCCGCGCGCCCGCTCGAAGACGCGGCGCGCGTCGCCTTCAAGGACATGGTGCGCTGGGTGCAGGAGAAGACCGGCCTCTCCGAGATGGACGCCTACGAGTTCGTCTCGCAGAACGCCAAGGCGCCGATCACCGAGATCGT
It contains:
- a CDS encoding efflux transporter outer membrane subunit, which gives rise to MRRAIAAGCCLLLVACTVGPDYKAPEPPTVTRYRSESASEPAGPGRDVPAAWWTLFESPALDALVREALEKNPKLEGAQAALRKAQEDVAGKRSARYPQIDARGAVNSVDVNAKSLGAPALPFDTPLTLYDASVSVKYTLDLFGKTRRELEALSARAEYQTFQLEGARLMLAGNVVTAAIRIAALTDQIELTQAIVDVQGKRLEVAQKLESLGGVPHLEVVSQSGDLARTRATLPPLRDQRDKALHRLAIYLGKAPGETELPALRLADLKLPVELPLSLPSELARQRPDIRAAEALLHEASARVGVATANFYPQITLSATAGSLATALGDLLSSGTGFYFIGASLLQPIFHGGQLKAEKRGAVAAFDQAGAAYRETVLTGLQDVADTLSALEHDGTALEERADAAKLADEALTITSQRYDVGGVSYISLLDAQRQHREAVLARAEADAARYADSAALFQALGGGWWTEREKQKEKEKEKTE
- a CDS encoding protein kinase; protein product: MPLSSGSRLGLYEIVAPLGAGGMGEVYRARDTKLGRDVAIKVLPPAFAADPERLARFEREAKVLASLSHPNIAGIFGLHEENGTGFLAMEMVAGEDLAEILKRGPLPSSEVADIARQIAEALEAAHEQGIVHRDLKPANVRITPDGKVKVLDFGLAKALESATTSDSGAGMSPTITSLGTVAGVILGTAAYMAPEQARGKGVDKRADIWAFGCVLFEMLSGKRPFDGETVSDTLAAVLAKDADWSALPASTPAKVRHLLERCLEKDPKRRLRDIGDARLELDEVLADRTASGRVRVPPAAEVTAPARSRWAIPAMIACLVVGGVVGAFAIPRKPAAAGGTVRLDLEFPKDVKVAYYAVNAAGSTIGAIGKPRVAPGEPDQPARVYVRGLGSGSFSAVPGTEGVVGFGFTADGRSLTAAVPATVGSSQLNIVLFSLDGQRPPLTEVPFNPRWSAFGDLRSGGFLALRDSSELDRFDAASGKLEAPVKIDRAGETGPITLVGMALPGDEAILLHAIAYGEKGWYYRVGVLDLRSHKVTYLLDDAGFPRYSPTGHIVFSRGDTLLAVPFDAKSLKLTGAPVPIANGIQTQYAFIPAQFGLSDNGVLIYEPGGRTAETRHLGVIDAAGRVTPIIDEPHAYQSVRADPSGGGRFIATITNGHGIDEMFTGRVDEGGLRRVQAYPQADIFTPVIAWDGHTVCFGRRGRDADDGFYVKDLDGTAEPRRIAPLPPNANNQTIIGGVTRDGAGFVLTQQGVDQKGDIYYVPIPAPGAPLSQPKAIVSGPADESFAGLSPDGRFLGWISDESGRKELYVATFGAGGAVGTPVRVTRGGADQFVWYPDGRGVRLRDADGRFFDLPLTTTPSIVAGAPKLLFEGAKPNVQTANLFPDGRQLLLIRGENELNGEVGRLAVVLGFNDELAAKMKAAR
- a CDS encoding ABC transporter ATP-binding protein — translated: MSDAPALAIDVRGLNKTFGDKHVVRDVSMQVRRGEIFGFLGPNGSGKTTTIRMMCGLLTPDSGTGTCLGFDILKESDQIKRHVGYMTQRFSFWEDLSIRENLDFVARVYEMRDRKAKVAKALEDLGLASRASQLAGALSGGWKQRLALAACMLHEPELLLLDEPTAGVDPKARRDFWDELHRLAAGGISVLVSTHYMDEAERCHKLAYISYGVLMAQGSAAEIVAAENLTTWTVTGGDLAALSATLQGKPGVEQTAVFGAELHVTGRDAAALEATLRRETANGGFRIERSEVGLEDVFIHLMSRSQDNYGSAA
- a CDS encoding sigma-70 family RNA polymerase sigma factor encodes the protein MDRRIEEAALRERSRLGRFIRRRVADPSDAEDILQDVFAQLLEANRLLMPIEHVTGWLFQVARNRIVDLFRRPHEESASDFEDLLPSSGGGPDERYLRSLVLEELEHALADLPAEQRDAFVAHEIDGESFKDMSKRTGVAVNTLLSRKHTAVLFLRERLQELYDELKKA
- a CDS encoding acetamidase/formamidase family protein, with the protein product MIAVLLAAEVLRYVPKHEELKYTFGGAAPTHHIKPGTRILSWSEDCFDGALTKPGQKPSEVLVPGHDNPQTGPFYVDGAEPGDTLAIKIEKLEPARDYGLSVAFAGFGALKGSDRTAMLGPELPETVWFYTVDRAKGVARTRSQDGKLSWEVPLAPFLGCLGVSPAYGEVRSTIVPDSFGGNMDCPEVRAGNTVYLGVRVPGGLLSFGDGHYAMGDGEIMGTAIEGAMNVEITVDLIKKRDTPWPRIENADWMMSVGAARPLEDAARVAFKDMVRWVQEKTGLSEMDAYEFVSQNAKAPITEIVDPEYTVTVKIPKARLPK
- a CDS encoding ABC transporter permease, whose translation is MRRWSFMRLSSIMRKEFLQLRRDRLTFGMIIGIPIVQLMLFGYAINTDPKHLRTAVIQADRSEFTRSYLAAMKTTGYFDFVRELPDEAAGRDALARGEVQFVLNIPAGFTHDLLRGDRPALLLEADATDPSATGLAVASVRELVLAVAKRDLVGPLAPLAGATAPAFDVRVHKLYNPEGLTQRNIVPGLMGVILAMTMVMMTGLAMTRERERGTMENLLATPVRPLEVMVGKIVPYVLIGLVQISIVLTAARWIFGVPIVGSLAAVYVVALVYVAANLTVGITLSSLARNQLQAMQMTFFYFLPSILLSGFMFPFQGMPPWARGIGSLLPLTYFNRLIRGILLKGNGWIDLWPNLWPLLVFIVAVMGIALRFYRKTLD
- a CDS encoding HlyD family efflux transporter periplasmic adaptor subunit, translating into MRAPVLLATALALTACTHREPSSFQGYAEGEFVYVGSPVGGRLEKLDVTKGQNVEAGAPLFTLESVQEAAAVAQAEQNLHAARAKLADLGTGKRAPELAVTEAQLEQAQAKAAQSEAALARDTAQLQAGGIARKDLEATQAAHDTDAARVRELQEQLQVARLAARPEQIQAQSSEVAAAQAELDQAKWKLDQKRLAATKPGLVFDTLFREGEWVPAGSPVVRMLPPENVKVRFFVPETLVARFAAGQKLTVRCDGCASPIDAAVSYVSAEPEYTPPVIYSNETRSKMVFMIEARPSDPRKANLRPGQPVQVALP